AAGTGCCGACGGGATGCCATCTTCAACCGGGTGCCCTTCCTGGAGATGAAGGCCCCCAAGATGCCGAGCGGTGAGCCCCCCGCCCAGCCGCGCCCCgggctgggtgaggaggaggctggggtgggggtgctggggtcaCGCTGCTAAGCCCCCCGTCCCGCAGGGGttgagctgctggagaaaaccCCCTCCCCGCGGCTGGTGAAGACCCATCTCCCAGTCCATCTCCTCCCAGCGTCCTTCCAGGACAATGGCTGCAAGGTAATGCCACGGGTGCCCCCTGCCTCTGTCCCCATCtgggtggcagggagggggtgCCACTCTGCACCCCCCAACCACATCGCCGGCTGTCCATAGGTCATCTACATGGCCCGCAACCCCAAGGATGTCGTCATCTCCTACTACTACTTCTATCAGATGGCCAAGATGCACCCTGATCCCGGCACTCTGGGCGAGTTCCTGGAGACCTTCCTGGCTGGCAAAGGTGGGGCCTGAGCCCCGGGGTGCCCACCGGTAGGCAGTgtcccccaccaccccacttTTCAGCTGACCTTTAAACCACATCCCACAGTGGCCTACGGGTCCTGGTACCAGCACGTCCAGGGCTGGTGGGAGaagaagcaggagaagcagctcctTTACCTCTTCTATGAGGACATGAAGAAGGTGAGGGTGGGATGGAGACGAGGGTGCCCTGGTTTCCTCCCTCCCCGATTTTTTGGCAGCTTCCTCATGTCAGCCACTCCGCAGGATCCGTGGCAGGAGGTGCAGAAGATCCTGCGGTTCCTGGGcaaggagatggaggaggaggtggtggcgAGGATCCTCCACCACACTTCTTTCCAGGAGATGAAGAAGAACCCTGCTGCCAACTACGAGACCATCCCCAGAGCCCTGATGGACCACAgcctctcccccttccttcgGAAAGGTGGGGTTTGGTCAGCCGTGGAGGGGTGTTCCTGGGCTGTATTGCAGCCCCCATATGCGGTTGCAAATATTTTGGGGGTGTCAGGATTTGCCCCACTCACTTTTCCACCCTCAGGAATCTCCGGGGACTGGAAGAACCACTTCACTGTGGCCCAGAACGAGCGCTTTGACCAGCACTACCGGGAGCACATGGTGGGCTCTGACCTCCGCTTCCAGATGGA
The Falco rusticolus isolate bFalRus1 chromosome 1, bFalRus1.pri, whole genome shotgun sequence genome window above contains:
- the LOC119145199 gene encoding sulfotransferase 1 family member D1-like gives rise to the protein MGEEEVARQELGSLRGIPLYQCFVQGWPQVEAFRARPDDLLVATYPKSGTTWLSEILDLIYHDGDVEKCRRDAIFNRVPFLEMKAPKMPSGVELLEKTPSPRLVKTHLPVHLLPASFQDNGCKVIYMARNPKDVVISYYYFYQMAKMHPDPGTLGEFLETFLAGKVAYGSWYQHVQGWWEKKQEKQLLYLFYEDMKKDPWQEVQKILRFLGKEMEEEVVARILHHTSFQEMKKNPAANYETIPRALMDHSLSPFLRKGISGDWKNHFTVAQNERFDQHYREHMVGSDLRFQMEV